A window of the Tiliqua scincoides isolate rTilSci1 chromosome 5, rTilSci1.hap2, whole genome shotgun sequence genome harbors these coding sequences:
- the LOC136651442 gene encoding uncharacterized protein gives MGLLFSRIHQAFQSFYGMEARILLLGLDAAGKTTILYKLKLNETPMTIPTLGFNVETIQPINNITFTMWDIGGQDRIRALWRCYHANTHGLVFVVDSVDSSRFEEARFELEALLGADDLQGVPLVLLANKQDLPGAWAPMEVAEKMGLRKVYGHKWHVQGCCAMSGEGIPEAMAKLAEMVKAYRNAQGT, from the coding sequence ATGGGGCTTCTATTCAGCCGGATCCACCAAGCTTTCCAGAGTTTCTACGGGATGGAGGCTCGCATTCTCCTGCTGGGTCTGGACGCTGCTGGCAAAACGACCATCCTCTATAAGCTGAAGTTGAATGAGACCCCCATGACCATCCCTACCCTAGGCTTCAACGTGGAGACGATACAGCCCATCAACAACATCACCTTCACCATGTGGGACATAGGTGGTCAAGACCGGATCAGGGCTCTGTGGAGATGTTATCATGCCAACACACATGGGCTGGTGTTTGTGGTGGACAGTGTGGATTCCAGTCGCTTTGAGGAAGCCAGGTTTGAGTTGGAGGCCCTTCTGGGTGCTGATGACCTGCAAGGAGTGCCTCTGGTGTTGCTTGCCAACAAGCAGGACTTGCCTGGAGCCTGGGCCCCCATGGAGGTGGCAGAAAAAATGGGACTGAGGAAGGTGTATGGTCACAAATGGCATGTGCAGGGCTGCTGTGCTATGAGTGGAGAGGGGATCCCTGAGGCAATGGCAAAGCTGGCTGAGATGGTCAAAGCATATCGTAATGCCCAGGGGACATAG
- the LOC136651545 gene encoding uncharacterized protein, with the protein MGLLFSRIHQAFQSFYGMEARILLLGLDAAGKTTLLYKLKLNETPMTIPTVGFNVETIQPINNITFTMWDVGGQDRIRVLWRYYHANTHGLVFMVDSVDSSRFEEAKFELEALLNSHDLQGVPLVLLVNKQDLPGAWAPMEVAEKMGLRKVYGHKWHVQGCCAVSGEGIPEAMAKLAEMVKEYRNAQGT; encoded by the coding sequence ATGGGGCTTCTATTCAGCCGGATCCACCAAGCTTTCCAGAGTTTCTACGGGATGGAGGCTCGCATTCTCCTGCTGGGTCTGGACGCTGCTGGCAAAACGACCCTCCTCTATAAGCTGAAGTTGAATGAGACCCCCATGACCATCCCAACCGTGGGCTTCAACGTGGAGACGATACAGCCCATCAACAACATCACCTTCACCATGTGGGACGTGGGTGGTCAAGACCGGATCAGGGTCCTGTGGAGATATTATCATGCCAACACACATGGGCTGGTGTTTATGGTGGACAGCGTGGACTCCAGTCGCTTTGAGGAAGCCAAGTTTGAGTTGGAGGCCCTGCTGAATTCCCATGACCTGCAAGGAGTGCCTCTGGTGTTGCTGGTCAACAAGCAGGACTTGCCTGGAGCCTGGGCCCCCATGGAGGTGGCAGAAAAAATGGGACTGAGGAAGGTGTATGGTCACAAATGGCATGTGCAGGGCTGCTGTGCTGTGAGTGGAGAGGGGATCCCTGAGGCAATGGCAAAGCTGGCTGAGATGGTCAAAGAATATCGTAATGCCCAGGGGACATAG
- the LOC136652332 gene encoding uncharacterized protein, whose product MGLLCSRIHQTFQSFFGMEAFIVLLGLDAAGKTSVLYRLKLNEPPRTIPTVGFNVEKLQPVDDITFTMWDVGGGDKIKSLWRHYYADKDGVVFVVDSVDSSRFEDARYWLQTLLQDYKLQGVPLVLLANKQDLPGAWAPMEVAEQMGLRKACGLKWHVQGCCAVSGEGLPEAMAKLAEMVKEYRHTWGTLASHSMDLPLAQNTEQSPV is encoded by the coding sequence ATGGGGCTTCTGTGCAGCCGGATCCATCAAACCTTTCAGAGTTTTTTCGGGATGGAGGCTTTTATTGTCCTGCTGGGTCTGGACGCTGCTGGCAAAACGTCTGTCCTCTATAGGCTGAAGCTGAACGAACCCCCCAGGACCATCCCAACCGTGGGCTTCAACGTGGAGAAGTTGCAGCCCGTGGACGACATCACCTTCACCATGTGGGACGTGGGCGGTGGAGACAAGATTAAGTCTCTATGGAGACATTATTATGCTGACAAAGATGGGGTGGTGTTTGTGGTGGACAGCGTGGACTCCAGTCGTTTTGAGGATGCCAGGTATTGGttgcagacactgctgcaggactATAAACTGCAAGGAGTGCCTCTGGTGTTGCTCGCCAACAAGCAGGACTTGCCTGGAGCCTGGGCCCCCATGGAGGTGGCAGAACAAATGGGACTGAGGAAGGCATGTGGTCTCAAATGGCATGTGCAGGGCTGCTGTGCTGTGAGTGGAGAGGGGCTCCCCGAGGCAATGGCAAAGCTGGCAGAGATGGTCAAAGAATATCGTCATACCTGGGGAACATTGGCAAGCCATAGTATGGACCTGCCTCTTGCACAGAATACAGAGCAATCCCCTGTTTGA